The Triticum dicoccoides isolate Atlit2015 ecotype Zavitan chromosome 6A, WEW_v2.0, whole genome shotgun sequence genome has a window encoding:
- the LOC119317490 gene encoding uncharacterized protein LOC119317490, translated as MKAEKAAVAAAAVGGDEWRCRKHPAARSGGGVCPYCLRDRLLRLCPNCARVRPCPCTCASPSSSSSASGDAVGRVHSLIEREHRVARSRSVAASSSAAMASVAAAASASGRRKARVWGWAPFWRSSAKDGSAAEEEDEEERLGLARSSSVSATAVEAKAVAAKAAATKARWGWHFPSPMKAFRHRRSSASMPERG; from the coding sequence ATGAAGGCGGAGAAGGCAGCGGTGGCCGCGGCCGCCGTCGGGGGCGACGAGTGGCGGTGCCGGAAGCACCCCGCGGCGAGATCCGGCGGCGGGGTGTGCCCGTACTGCCTCCGCGACCGGCTGCTGCGGCTCTGCCCCAACTGCGCGCGCGTGCGGCCCTGCCCCTGCACCTGcgcctccccgtcctcctcctcctcggcgtccGGCGACGCCGTCGGCCGGGTGCACAGCCTCATCGAGCGGGAGCACCGGGTGGCGCGCTCGCGCTCCGTCGCCGCGTCCTCCTCCGCCGCGATGGCCTCCGtcgccgcggccgcctccgcctccgggaGGCGAAAGGCGAGGGTCTGGGGGTGGGCGCCGTTCTGGAGGTCCTCTGCCAAGGACGGGagcgcggcggaggaggaggacgaggaggagaggcTGGGGCTGGCGAGGTCCAGCTCGGTCTCGGCGACGGCCGTGGAGGCCAAGGCGGTGGCGGCCAAGGCGGCGGCGACCAAGGCGCGGTGGGGGTGGCACTTCCCGAGCCCCATGAAGGCGTTCCGGCACCGGAGGTCGTCGGCGAGCATGCCGGAGCGGGGGTGA
- the LOC119317492 gene encoding chaperone protein DnaJ-like has translation MDGAIEEPLHKDYYKVLEVDYDASDDNIKLSYRRLALKWHPDKHKGEDDVTAKFQEINEAYKILSDPVTRLEYDFSGCYEVNQYTAREYLSRFKGMILTCNGLGIEHSSKWARHLREWEPH, from the exons ATGGACGGAGCAATCGAGGAGCCTCTCCACAAG GACTATTACAAAGTTCTGGAGGTCGATTACGATGCATCTGACGACAACATCAAACTGAGTTATAGAAGATTAGcgctg AAGTGGCACCCCGACAAGCATAAGGGCGAGGATGATGTCACAGCTAAATTTCAGGAGATCAACGAGGCTTACAAAA TTTTAAGTGATCCAGTTACACGGCTTGAGTACGACTTTTCTGGCTGTTACGAGGTCAATCAATATACTGCACGT GAGTACCTTTCAAGATTTAAGGGAATGATACTTACCTGCAATGGCCTTGGCATAGAGCATTCTTCAAAATG GGCACGACATTTGAGGGAATGGGAGCCCCATTGA